Proteins from one Camelina sativa cultivar DH55 chromosome 8, Cs, whole genome shotgun sequence genomic window:
- the LOC104707176 gene encoding heavy metal-associated isoprenylated plant protein 22-like → MGVEGTMEYISDFLKQRKRKKKKQMQTVALRVARIDCEGCERKIKHILSGVKGVKSVDVDMKLQKVTVMGYVDPKKVLEAAKSTKKKVELWPYVPYTMVANPYISQAYDKKAPPNMARKVPDTASVNETTVDDSYTIMFSDENPNSCFIM, encoded by the exons ATGGGTGTGGAAGGAACGATGGAGTATATATCGGACTTCTTaaagcagaggaagaggaaaaagaagaaacaaatgcaAACAGTAGCTCTCCGAGTCGCTCGTATCGACTGCGAAGGTTGTGAACGTAAGATCAAACATATCCTCTCTGGCGTCAAAG GGGTGAAATCAGTGGACGTGGACATGAAGCTGCAGAAGGTAACGGTGATGGGATACGTGGACCCGAAGAAGGTTTTGGAAGCGGCCAAGTCGACGAAGAAGAAAGTTGAGCTATGGCCATATGTTCCATACACAATGGTGGCGAATCCGTACATATCTCAG GCATATGACAAGAAGGCACCACCAAACATGGCTCGGAAAGTCCCCGACACGGCTTCCGTCAACGAGACCACCGTCGATGACTCTTACACCATTATGTTTAGTGACGAGAACCCTAATTCTTGCTTTATCATGTAG
- the LOC104707177 gene encoding sulfate transporter 1.1-like: MARTNPPDGGGSGSRKTSDDETTHVRQRVLAPPKVGLLKDFKSVVQETFFHDAPLREFKGQTKSKQVLLGIQAVFPIIGWARDYNLRKLRGDVIAGLTIASLCIPQDIGYAKLANLDPKYGLYSSFVPPLVYAGMGSSRDIAIGPVAVVSLLLGTLCQAVIDPNDNPADYLRLAFTATFFAGIFEAGLGFLRLGFLIDFLSHAAVVGFMGGAAITIALQQLKGFLGIKTFTKKTDIVSVMQSVFAAARHGWNWQTIVIGASFLTFLLVAKFIGKRNKKLFWVPAIAPLISVIISTFFVFITRADKQGVQIVRHIDQGINPISAHKIFFSGKYFTEGIRIGAIAGMVALTEAVAIARTFAAMKDYQIDGNKEMIALGTMNVVGSLTSCYIATGSFSRSAVNYMAGVHTAVSNIVMAIVVALTLEFITPLFKYTPNAILAAIIISAVLGLIDIDAAVLIWKIDKLDFMACMGAFFGVVFISVEIGLLISVAISFAKILLQVTRPRTAILGKLPNTNVYRNTLQYPDAAKIPGILIIRVDSAIYFSNSNYVRERASRWLREEQEHAKAEGMPPIKFVIIEMSPVTDIDTSGIHSIEELHKSLEKQHIQLILANPGPVVTEKLFASKFAEEIGEENIFLSVGDAVAACSPKLAEQQA; encoded by the exons ATGGCGAGGACTAATCCACCGGACGGAGGAGGGTCCGGTTCAAGAAAGACATCAGATGATGAGACAACACACGTTCGCCAGAGAGTGCTAGCTCCTCCGAAAGTGGGTTTGCTCAAGGACTTCAAGTCAGTGGTTCAAGAAACTTTCTTCCATGATGCACCACTTAGGGAATTCAAGGGCCAGACCAAATCTAAGCAGGTGTTGCTCGGGATCCAGGCTGTCTTCCCGATCATTGGGTGGGCAAGAGATTACAATCTTCGCAAACTTAGAGGCGATGTCATTGCCGGTCTCACCATTGCTAGTCTTTGCATCCCTCAg GATATCGGATATGCAAAGCTCGCGAATTTGGATCCAAAATACGGACTTT actCGAGCTTTGTGCCACCACTTGTGTACGCGGGGATGGGGAGTTCTAGAGATATTGCTATAGGACCAGTGGCTGTGGTATCTCTTCTTTTAGGAACGTTGTGCCAGGCCGTGATCGACCCAAATGATAACCCTGCTGATTACCTCCGCCTTGCCTTCACTGCCACTTTCTTCGCTGGTATTTTCGAAGCCGGCCTTGGTTTTCTGCGGTTGGGATTCTTGATTGACTTTTTGTCACATGCCGCGGTGGTTGGATTCATGGGAGGAGCAGCCATCACAATCGCTCTCCAACAGCTTAAGGGCTTTCTTGGCATCAAGACATTTACCAAGAAAACTGATATTGTTTCTGTTATGCAATCCGTATTCGCGGCTGCTCGTCATGGG TGGAATTGGCAAACTATAGTCATTGGCGCCAGTTTCTTGACCTTTCTTCTCGTCGCCAAATTCATC gggaagagaaacaagaaactcTTTTGGGTTCCGGCAATTGCTCCTCTTATTTCCGTCATTATCTCTACCTTCTTTGTCTTCATAACTCGTGCTGACAAACAAGGAGTCCAAATT GTGAGACATATAGATCAAGGAATCAATCCCATTTCTGCTCACAAGATTTTCTTCTCCGGAAAATATTTTACGGAAGGAATCCGAATTGGAGCCATTGCTGGTATGGTCGCCTTAACG gAAGCTGTAGCGATTGCAAGAACATTTGCGGCAATGAAAGACTATCAAATCGATGGGAACAAAGAGATGATCGCTTTGGGGACTATGAACGTCGTCGGTTCACTTACTTCTTGTTACATTGCCACCG gtTCGTTTTCGCGATCTGCCGTGAACTACATGGCTGGAGTCCACACAGCGGTTTCAAACATAGTGATGGCCATAGTGGTAGCTCTGACCTTAGAGTTCATCACACCTCTCTTCAAGTACACTCCAAATGCTATCCTCGCAGCCATCATTATATCGGCTGTCCTCGGTCTTATCGATATTGACGCAGCTGTTCTCATATGGAAGATTGATAAACTTGACTTCATGGCTTGCATGGGAGCTTTCTTTGGTGTCGTCTTCATCTCCGTTGAGATTGGCCTCTTGATCTCC GTGGCGATATCTTTTGCCAAGATACTGCTGCAAGTGACAAGACCAAGAACTGCGATTCTAGGGAAGCTTCCAAATACAAATGTGTATCGGAACACTCTACAGTACCCGGACGCTGCCAAGATTCCCGGAATCTTGATCATCCGTGTTGACTCCGCCATCTACTTTTCCAACTCCAACTATGTCCGAGAAAG GGCATCAAGATGGTTGCGAGAAGAGCAAGAACACGCTAAAGCAGAGGGCATGCCCCCAATCAAATTTGTGATTATCGAGATGTCAC CGGTTACTGATATCGATACCAGTGGTATCCACTCCATCGAAGAACTTCACAAGAGCCTCGAGAAGCAACATATTCAG TTAATTCTAGCAAATCCGGGACCAGTGGTTACTGAGAAACTTTTTGCTTCCAAGTTCGCCGAGGAGATTGGAGAGGAAAATATCTTCCTTAGTGTTGGCGATGCGGTCGCGGCTTGTTCTCCGAAATTGGCCGAGCAGCAAGCTTAA
- the LOC104707178 gene encoding non-specific lipid-transfer protein-like protein At5g64080 isoform X2, translating into MKQSLLLSIVLLLLSSSSLVTPIHARNKSHPAKSPVGAPAPGPSGADCSSVILNMMDCLTYLSIGSNETMPEKSCCDGIETVLKFNPQCICSGLVSANNMGIELNNTRALATPKTCKLSISPPHCGMMTPSGTTPVSPSAGTPKTSPSAAKSPATSPSSDETPSKTAPSPTSGTSIISVPALTIVAVLVSSIAYISAFPN; encoded by the exons ATGAagcaatctcttcttctttccatcgTTTTACtattactatcatcatcatcactcgtTACACCGATCCATGCACGTAACAAGTCACATCCGGCAAAGTCCCCCGTTGGAGCTCCAGCACCAGGACCATCAGGCGCTGATTGTTCTTCGGTGATATTAAACATGATGGATTGTCTCACTTACCTTAGCATCGGATCAAACGAGACTATGCCAGAGAAATCTTGTTGTGATGGGATAGAGACTGTTTTGAAATTTAACCCACAGTGCATTTGTTCCGGTTTGGTGAGTGCCAACAATATGGGAATCGAATTGAATAACACAAGAGCTCTTGCCACTCCTAAGACTTGCAAACTCTCCATTTCTCCTCCCCACTGCGG tATGATGACTCCAAGCGGTACGACACCAG TTTCCCCATCGGCTGGAACACCCAAGACTTCCCCATCTGCAGCCAAGTCACCGGCAACTTCGCCATCTTCGGATGAGACACCATCAAAGACTGCACCATCACCCACTTCTGGCACAAGCATCATCTCAGTTCCTGCACTCACCATCGTTGCCGTATTAGTTTCTTCTATTGCTTACATTTCGGCTTTTCCCAATTAA
- the LOC104707178 gene encoding non-specific lipid-transfer protein-like protein At5g64080 isoform X1, with amino-acid sequence MKQSLLLSIVLLLLSSSSLVTPIHARNKSHPAKSPVGAPAPGPSGADCSSVILNMMDCLTYLSIGSNETMPEKSCCDGIETVLKFNPQCICSGLVSANNMGIELNNTRALATPKTCKLSISPPHCGMMTPSGTTPGASPVSPSAGTPKTSPSAAKSPATSPSSDETPSKTAPSPTSGTSIISVPALTIVAVLVSSIAYISAFPN; translated from the exons ATGAagcaatctcttcttctttccatcgTTTTACtattactatcatcatcatcactcgtTACACCGATCCATGCACGTAACAAGTCACATCCGGCAAAGTCCCCCGTTGGAGCTCCAGCACCAGGACCATCAGGCGCTGATTGTTCTTCGGTGATATTAAACATGATGGATTGTCTCACTTACCTTAGCATCGGATCAAACGAGACTATGCCAGAGAAATCTTGTTGTGATGGGATAGAGACTGTTTTGAAATTTAACCCACAGTGCATTTGTTCCGGTTTGGTGAGTGCCAACAATATGGGAATCGAATTGAATAACACAAGAGCTCTTGCCACTCCTAAGACTTGCAAACTCTCCATTTCTCCTCCCCACTGCGG tATGATGACTCCAAGCGGTACGACACCAGGTGCATCTCCTG TTTCCCCATCGGCTGGAACACCCAAGACTTCCCCATCTGCAGCCAAGTCACCGGCAACTTCGCCATCTTCGGATGAGACACCATCAAAGACTGCACCATCACCCACTTCTGGCACAAGCATCATCTCAGTTCCTGCACTCACCATCGTTGCCGTATTAGTTTCTTCTATTGCTTACATTTCGGCTTTTCCCAATTAA
- the LOC104707178 gene encoding non-specific lipid-transfer protein-like protein At5g64080 isoform X3 produces MKQSLLLSIVLLLLSSSSLVTPIHARNKSHPAKSPVGAPAPGPSGADCSSVILNMMDCLTYLSIGSNETMPEKSCCDGIETVLKFNPQCICSGLVSANNMGIELNNTRALATPKTCKLSISPPHCGASPVSPSAGTPKTSPSAAKSPATSPSSDETPSKTAPSPTSGTSIISVPALTIVAVLVSSIAYISAFPN; encoded by the exons ATGAagcaatctcttcttctttccatcgTTTTACtattactatcatcatcatcactcgtTACACCGATCCATGCACGTAACAAGTCACATCCGGCAAAGTCCCCCGTTGGAGCTCCAGCACCAGGACCATCAGGCGCTGATTGTTCTTCGGTGATATTAAACATGATGGATTGTCTCACTTACCTTAGCATCGGATCAAACGAGACTATGCCAGAGAAATCTTGTTGTGATGGGATAGAGACTGTTTTGAAATTTAACCCACAGTGCATTTGTTCCGGTTTGGTGAGTGCCAACAATATGGGAATCGAATTGAATAACACAAGAGCTCTTGCCACTCCTAAGACTTGCAAACTCTCCATTTCTCCTCCCCACTGCG GTGCATCTCCTG TTTCCCCATCGGCTGGAACACCCAAGACTTCCCCATCTGCAGCCAAGTCACCGGCAACTTCGCCATCTTCGGATGAGACACCATCAAAGACTGCACCATCACCCACTTCTGGCACAAGCATCATCTCAGTTCCTGCACTCACCATCGTTGCCGTATTAGTTTCTTCTATTGCTTACATTTCGGCTTTTCCCAATTAA